The following proteins are encoded in a genomic region of Clostridium kluyveri:
- a CDS encoding PAS domain S-box protein — translation MNNSNKKMLKNSKYITLILDMQWKIIYGNKKALSSLKYTNEELLSMTVFDLISPDEKSSVMNQLKNFNSEEFHFNTFYCTKDSLKFPVEVSFIPMELNSNKIILNLTRDITLELQREEEIETLASIVEYSEDAILSKDLNDIITSWNKGAEKLYGYKKDEIIGMHISKLIPDEIIGDVEIILDKTKKGMEICHHETTRLTKSGKKIFVSICISPIYNREKKIIGASAIARDMSDKKSKEKQLKEKYEELSAIYEELASTEEELRSNYIELEKAKIEAEDANIAKANFLANMSHEIRTPLNGIIGTIDLISLMEIKECTKPYLEILRNSSTHLLDITNNILDISKIESGKIELHMKVFDLKNMLDTFIREISYACSNKNIKFTYFIDPLVPSELIGDELKLKQILINLFNNSLKFTKKGYISFKVKKISQVNEKVVLEFCIEDTGTGIKEKFKKQIFKKFVYQQAPQNEYYSTTGLGLLISKELVKIMNGDIWFESAENIGSIFSFTAEFLLYFDKSVDSKLIPADTIPHTLNKNILIVEDNEINMQIACGMLKRLGYNFSSAYNGNQALKILETMPVHLILMDIQMPELNGLETTKIIRKNELHEKYHMPIIAMTAYAMPGDRELCIEGGMDDYISKPFDIYILKNILQRFL, via the coding sequence TTGAATAATTCAAACAAAAAAATGTTAAAAAACTCTAAATATATTACATTAATATTGGATATGCAGTGGAAAATAATATATGGCAATAAAAAGGCTTTATCATCTTTAAAGTATACAAATGAAGAACTCCTATCAATGACTGTATTTGATCTAATCTCACCGGATGAAAAAAGCTCTGTAATGAACCAGTTAAAAAATTTTAACAGTGAGGAGTTTCATTTTAATACCTTCTATTGCACAAAAGATAGTCTAAAATTTCCTGTAGAGGTATCTTTTATCCCTATGGAATTAAATTCAAATAAAATAATTTTAAATCTTACAAGAGATATTACATTAGAATTACAGCGAGAAGAAGAAATAGAAACTCTTGCTTCTATTGTGGAATATTCAGAGGATGCCATTTTAAGTAAAGATTTAAATGATATTATTACAAGTTGGAACAAAGGCGCTGAAAAGCTCTATGGTTATAAGAAAGATGAAATTATAGGGATGCATATATCTAAACTTATACCTGATGAGATCATTGGAGATGTGGAGATAATTCTAGATAAAACAAAAAAAGGTATGGAAATATGCCACCATGAAACTACTCGATTAACCAAAAGCGGAAAAAAGATATTTGTATCAATATGCATTTCCCCAATTTACAATAGAGAAAAAAAAATTATAGGGGCATCAGCAATTGCCAGGGATATGTCAGATAAAAAATCAAAGGAAAAGCAATTAAAAGAAAAATATGAAGAACTTTCAGCTATATATGAAGAACTTGCTTCTACAGAAGAGGAATTAAGAAGTAATTATATAGAACTAGAAAAAGCAAAAATAGAAGCTGAAGATGCAAATATAGCAAAAGCTAACTTTCTTGCAAATATGAGTCATGAAATTAGAACTCCACTAAATGGTATTATAGGAACCATTGACTTAATTTCATTAATGGAGATAAAAGAATGTACAAAACCATACCTAGAAATATTAAGAAACTCCTCAACTCACCTATTGGATATAACAAATAACATTTTAGATATATCCAAAATAGAATCAGGAAAAATTGAATTACATATGAAAGTATTTGATTTAAAAAATATGCTGGATACTTTCATAAGGGAAATTTCATATGCTTGCTCAAACAAAAATATAAAATTCACATATTTCATAGATCCTTTGGTTCCTTCTGAATTGATAGGAGATGAATTAAAATTAAAACAGATTCTTATAAATCTATTTAATAATTCACTTAAATTTACAAAGAAAGGGTATATATCATTTAAAGTGAAAAAAATATCTCAAGTAAACGAAAAGGTAGTTTTGGAGTTCTGCATAGAAGACACAGGTACAGGTATTAAAGAGAAATTTAAAAAACAGATCTTCAAAAAATTTGTTTATCAACAAGCACCCCAAAATGAATATTATTCTACCACAGGTCTTGGACTTTTAATATCTAAAGAACTAGTAAAAATCATGAATGGAGACATATGGTTTGAAAGTGCTGAAAATATAGGAAGTATTTTTAGTTTTACAGCAGAATTTTTACTGTATTTCGATAAATCTGTAGATAGCAAATTAATACCTGCGGATACCATTCCCCACACTTTAAACAAAAATATTTTAATAGTAGAAGATAATGAAATAAATATGCAAATAGCCTGTGGTATGTTAAAAAGACTAGGTTATAATTTTTCAAGTGCCTATAATGGAAACCAGGCATTAAAAATTCTGGAAACTATGCCGGTACATTTAATACTTATGGATATACAAATGCCAGAATTAAATGGTCTTGAAACCACAAAGATAATTAGGAAAAATGAACTTCACGAAAAATATCATATGCCTATAATTGCAATGACTGCATATGCCATGCCCGGTGATAGAGAACTTTGTATTGAAGGAGGAATGGATGATTATATTTCAAAACCTTTCGATATATATATATTAAAAAATATTTTACAGCGATTTCTATGA
- a CDS encoding bifunctional diguanylate cyclase/phosphodiesterase, producing MEIYNGSNEQIYKRALTGANISLWEWNLEKCCIFFSDNFKNILGYDTDDFKNLFDFIEEIVIPQDKLSAKNDLTFFIKGNTETYRSEFKISTKEKHIRALLVKGAATRNSAGEIILLSGSINDVTQKKRLEEYINYSAYYDSLTGLPNRILFRNDLKTILDNYKNGALIFINIDDFKSVNDTFGHDYGDLLLIIFSQLIAMCIEPYGTLYRLGGDEFMLLIDKLNSYNELEKLCMEISHYLRNPFEVKEKQIYITISIGIALFPEDSRDVAELYKYADLAVFESKQKGKNTTTFFKKELFYFYRRKLIIEQELKTAIENNELYILYQPQIDAVENKVIGFESLLRWKNRKLGFISPQEFIPICESTGIIIDIGEWVLNSVCKMIYELQLKGFKVETISVNVSPIQLRNSDFVTRLINICEKNEISPSLLEIEITEGTLIDLYTCKIKTLDELLKKGVRVAIDDFGTGYSSLNYLTILPVNTLKIDKSFIDNIESKKNKAVIKSIINLCKSLNYNIIAEGVETKKQLDCLLHIGCNTIQGYYFSKPLPVNKIEDILKKSKFGGFQFE from the coding sequence ATGGAAATTTATAATGGAAGCAATGAACAAATATACAAAAGAGCCTTAACTGGAGCCAATATTTCACTTTGGGAATGGAATTTGGAAAAATGTTGTATATTTTTTTCAGATAATTTTAAAAATATCCTAGGATACGACACTGATGATTTTAAGAATCTATTTGATTTTATTGAAGAAATTGTTATCCCCCAGGATAAACTAAGTGCCAAAAACGATTTGACTTTTTTCATAAAAGGCAATACAGAAACTTACAGGAGTGAATTCAAAATATCAACCAAGGAAAAACATATTAGAGCATTACTTGTTAAAGGTGCCGCCACCAGAAATTCAGCAGGTGAAATAATTTTACTTTCCGGTTCAATAAATGATGTGACACAAAAAAAGAGATTAGAAGAATATATTAATTACTCCGCTTACTACGATTCTCTCACAGGATTGCCAAATAGAATCTTATTTAGAAACGACTTAAAAACAATCTTAGATAATTATAAAAACGGCGCTCTGATATTTATAAACATTGATGACTTTAAATCAGTTAACGATACCTTTGGTCATGATTACGGGGATCTGCTTCTTATAATCTTCTCCCAGCTGATAGCCATGTGTATAGAACCTTATGGAACTTTATATCGACTTGGAGGAGATGAATTTATGCTCCTTATTGACAAACTTAATTCCTATAATGAATTAGAAAAACTCTGTATGGAAATATCCCATTATCTAAGAAATCCTTTTGAGGTCAAAGAAAAACAAATATATATAACCATAAGTATAGGTATTGCTCTATTCCCAGAGGATAGCCGTGATGTAGCAGAACTGTATAAATATGCGGATTTAGCAGTATTTGAATCAAAACAAAAGGGCAAAAATACTACTACTTTTTTTAAAAAAGAATTATTTTATTTTTATCGAAGAAAACTCATTATTGAACAGGAACTCAAAACAGCAATTGAAAATAATGAACTTTATATACTATATCAACCTCAAATAGATGCTGTAGAAAATAAAGTAATAGGCTTTGAATCTCTACTAAGATGGAAAAATAGAAAACTTGGCTTTATTTCACCACAAGAATTCATACCAATATGCGAAAGCACAGGAATTATTATAGACATAGGTGAATGGGTTCTAAATTCCGTATGTAAAATGATCTATGAATTACAACTAAAAGGTTTTAAGGTAGAAACCATATCAGTAAATGTTTCTCCTATTCAACTGAGAAACAGCGATTTTGTTACCAGACTTATTAATATATGTGAAAAAAATGAAATTTCCCCTTCTCTGCTGGAAATTGAAATAACAGAGGGTACATTGATAGATTTATATACATGTAAAATAAAAACCTTAGATGAACTGCTAAAAAAAGGGGTCAGAGTTGCAATAGATGATTTTGGTACAGGATATTCATCTTTAAACTATTTAACTATATTGCCTGTAAATACACTAAAAATTGACAAATCTTTTATTGATAATATCGAAAGCAAAAAAAATAAAGCTGTAATAAAATCCATAATTAATCTATGTAAATCGTTAAATTATAACATTATTGCAGAAGGTGTAGAAACTAAAAAACAGCTAGACTGCCTTCTCCATATTGGCTGTAACACAATTCAGGGATATTATTTTAGTAAACCTTTGCCTGTAAATAAAATTGAAGATATCTTAAAAAAAAGTAAATTTGGAGGATTTCAATTTGAATAA
- a CDS encoding prepilin peptidase — MDIYYGILVFIFGTIIGSFLNVCIYRIPKGESILYPPSHCTNCNKKIKAYDMIPVVSYMILRGSCRYCGKKIHLRYPILEFITGLLYALTYINFGVGIEFIKYIVFISIMIVIGMIDFDTTDVYFKTTGTGIIAGIMFLALYFYMGLPIKTYVYGGVSAGIFLALIILITKGGMGWGDVEIALICGLFLGFKYTVLMVFLAFIIGAVIGLVLILLGKKSRKDYIPFGPFIVIASFITVFLGQSIINWYLF, encoded by the coding sequence ATGGATATTTATTATGGTATTTTGGTTTTTATTTTTGGAACTATCATAGGAAGTTTTTTAAATGTTTGTATATATAGAATACCTAAAGGTGAGTCTATTTTATATCCACCTTCCCATTGTACGAATTGTAATAAAAAAATTAAGGCTTATGACATGATTCCTGTAGTAAGTTATATGATTTTGAGAGGAAGCTGCAGATATTGTGGGAAAAAGATACATTTAAGGTATCCTATCTTAGAATTTATAACGGGTTTATTATATGCACTTACTTACATTAACTTTGGAGTGGGTATAGAGTTTATAAAATATATAGTATTCATTAGCATTATGATTGTAATAGGAATGATAGATTTTGATACTACAGATGTTTACTTTAAAACTACAGGTACAGGCATCATTGCTGGCATAATGTTTTTAGCCCTATATTTTTATATGGGACTTCCTATAAAGACCTATGTTTATGGAGGAGTATCAGCAGGGATATTTCTAGCTTTAATTATCCTTATAACAAAAGGAGGCATGGGTTGGGGAGATGTGGAGATTGCACTTATATGCGGACTATTTTTAGGATTTAAGTACACGGTGTTAATGGTATTTCTAGCCTTTATTATAGGAGCGGTTATAGGGCTTGTGCTTATTTTACTTGGGAAAAAATCCAGAAAGGATTATATTCCCTTTGGACCGTTTATTGTTATAGCTTCTTTCATTACGGTATTTTTAGGACAAAGTATTATAAATTGGTACTTGTTTTAA
- a CDS encoding type II secretion system protein — protein sequence MEILKKKKGFTLIELMIVLAIVAILAVVLVPKSQIFKNNSKSAGVTTNVNTVRAYLETKVTNNGGVSTYLNRWDLLNQLNGAFSTGNTASQLFNPFTNNKGEGQTKAYEVIDKSSSAGASAKDVPSSEGSVKNDTGITFPNTNKKGEVIIVVYKNGYGIFGIDGGGSATQAFIVQ from the coding sequence ATGGAAATTTTAAAAAAGAAGAAGGGTTTTACACTGATTGAACTTATGATAGTTCTTGCTATTGTGGCTATACTGGCTGTGGTTTTAGTACCTAAATCACAGATATTTAAAAACAATTCTAAAAGTGCAGGGGTAACTACTAATGTAAATACTGTAAGGGCTTATTTGGAGACTAAAGTAACTAATAATGGAGGAGTATCTACCTATTTAAATAGATGGGACTTATTAAATCAGCTTAATGGTGCTTTTAGTACAGGTAATACAGCAAGTCAGTTATTTAATCCTTTTACTAATAATAAAGGTGAAGGACAAACTAAAGCATATGAGGTTATTGATAAAAGTTCTTCAGCAGGTGCAAGTGCTAAAGATGTTCCAAGTAGTGAAGGAAGTGTAAAAAATGATACAGGGATTACTTTTCCTAACACTAATAAAAAGGGAGAAGTAATAATAGTCGTGTATAAAAATGGATATGGAATATTTGGCATTGATGGTGGCGGAAGTGCTACTCAAGCTTTTATAGTTCAATAA
- a CDS encoding GspE/PulE family protein, producing MSKIKKRLGEILIDAGVITEKMLQKALILQKDTGEKLGEILVGKGFITNQQIVNAIKEQLGIPVVNLNNINVRQDIIDIIPVAIAKKYEVIPVDIMNGFLFVAMSDPLNYFAIEDIKIATGYNVKTAIALKDSILDNIEKYYGKSKAQEAAQNYKKNFASRKIREEEIIDEASAPIIKFLNTIIENAVLYNASDIHIEPEEEEMRVRFRVDGILREIMRTDIDMISPVTSRIKIMAGLNIAENRIPQDGKINFKVKERDIAIRISTVPTVLGEKIVMRLLDKSNFSIEFRKIGVEQGELAKIMRMISNPYGIILVSGPTGSGKTTTLYSMLNALNDVSKNIITIEDPVEYNLKGINQMQVNTKIGFDFANGLRSILRQDPDIILVGEIRDNETAEISIRAALTGHMVLSTIHTNNAVGTIGRLLDMDIKPFLISSTLAGVIAQRLVRKICPNCGEEYTSDEREMRLLGVESPVKLKKGMGCSLCNDTGYKGRIGIFEILEVDGDIKNLIDINSTESEIRKIAFKKGMNTLRESCINKVINGITTIDEMLKATYGELV from the coding sequence ATGTCAAAAATAAAAAAACGTCTGGGAGAAATACTTATAGATGCAGGAGTTATAACAGAAAAAATGTTACAAAAAGCCCTTATTTTACAGAAGGACACAGGTGAAAAGCTTGGTGAAATACTTGTAGGAAAGGGTTTTATTACTAATCAGCAGATAGTGAATGCTATAAAGGAACAGCTTGGAATACCTGTAGTAAATTTAAATAACATTAATGTAAGACAGGATATTATAGATATTATACCTGTGGCCATTGCCAAAAAATATGAAGTTATTCCTGTGGATATTATGAATGGTTTTTTATTTGTAGCCATGAGTGATCCTTTAAATTATTTTGCTATTGAAGATATAAAAATAGCCACAGGCTATAATGTTAAAACTGCCATAGCGCTGAAGGACAGTATATTAGATAATATTGAAAAGTATTATGGAAAAAGCAAGGCCCAGGAAGCGGCACAAAATTACAAAAAAAACTTTGCGAGTAGAAAAATTAGAGAAGAAGAGATAATAGATGAAGCTTCTGCACCAATTATAAAATTCTTAAATACCATAATTGAAAATGCGGTTTTATACAATGCTTCAGATATTCACATAGAGCCTGAGGAAGAAGAAATGAGAGTTAGATTCAGGGTAGATGGTATTCTAAGGGAGATTATGAGGACGGATATAGATATGATTTCCCCTGTGACAAGCAGAATAAAGATAATGGCAGGTCTTAATATAGCGGAGAACAGAATACCCCAGGATGGTAAAATTAATTTTAAAGTTAAGGAAAGGGATATAGCCATCAGAATTTCTACAGTTCCAACAGTTTTAGGAGAAAAAATTGTAATGAGATTATTGGATAAGAGTAATTTTTCTATAGAGTTTAGAAAAATTGGGGTGGAACAGGGTGAACTGGCAAAAATAATGAGGATGATTTCTAATCCTTATGGTATAATACTGGTATCAGGACCCACTGGAAGCGGCAAAACCACAACTCTGTATTCTATGCTGAATGCGTTAAATGATGTGTCTAAAAACATAATAACAATAGAAGATCCTGTAGAGTACAATTTAAAAGGCATTAACCAGATGCAGGTAAATACCAAAATAGGATTTGATTTTGCAAATGGCTTAAGAAGTATACTAAGACAGGACCCGGATATAATCCTTGTAGGGGAAATAAGGGACAATGAAACGGCGGAAATATCCATAAGGGCGGCACTGACAGGCCATATGGTGCTGTCAACTATTCACACCAATAATGCAGTGGGCACTATAGGAAGACTTTTGGATATGGATATAAAGCCTTTTTTAATATCTTCCACTCTGGCAGGAGTAATAGCCCAGAGGTTGGTTAGAAAAATATGTCCAAATTGTGGAGAAGAGTACACAAGTGATGAAAGGGAAATGAGACTTTTGGGTGTAGAAAGTCCTGTGAAGCTTAAAAAGGGTATGGGGTGCAGTTTATGTAATGATACGGGATATAAGGGAAGAATAGGCATCTTTGAAATACTTGAAGTGGATGGAGATATTAAAAATCTCATAGATATAAATTCTACTGAAAGTGAAATTAGAAAGATAGCCTTTAAAAAAGGTATGAATACCCTGAGAGAATCTTGTATAAATAAGGTTATAAACGGGATAACCACCATTGATGAAATGTTAAAGGCTACTTATGGAGAACTTGTCTAA
- a CDS encoding type II secretion system F family protein translates to MKKFICKFWNDEFEIIKEEMEEESASAVSDILKARGLRIIYVKEKFTLSRFGFLNRKFSEEMLANFCGQTAMILNSGVNLLSGLEIIQQQTKNQNMKKVILRIIESIKKGNNLAESMIACEKFPKLLIDMVMTGEVSGNVDTVLYNMESFYKREASMNSKIKNASLYPTLILVVAVGMMLFFNFFVYPEIRDLFTGENLPAVTIIVLAIMNFLNNNYLYIVAGTLIFIGVFKYICTIPKAAYFWGKVVLKIPVFGPVKEDVITSRFTRSMGIFLKSAVPIITIMENIKFIVDNQFIMKKIENAERELMTGTKFADSIENEKIFEPLVTQMIKVGEETGRLDEMMFKLADIYDEKVEIGITRLMSLVEPVLTLIIGIVVGVAILGMALPVMQITQGMQ, encoded by the coding sequence ATGAAAAAATTTATATGTAAATTTTGGAATGATGAATTTGAAATAATAAAAGAAGAGATGGAAGAAGAAAGTGCCAGTGCAGTAAGTGACATTCTAAAAGCCAGAGGATTGAGAATAATATATGTGAAAGAAAAGTTTACTTTATCCCGGTTTGGATTTTTAAATAGAAAATTTAGCGAGGAAATGCTGGCTAATTTTTGCGGTCAGACAGCCATGATTTTGAATTCAGGAGTAAATCTTTTATCAGGACTTGAAATAATACAGCAGCAGACTAAGAATCAAAATATGAAAAAAGTAATCTTAAGGATAATTGAAAGTATAAAAAAAGGAAATAATTTAGCTGAATCTATGATAGCCTGTGAAAAATTCCCCAAATTGTTAATTGATATGGTTATGACAGGAGAAGTCAGTGGAAATGTGGATACTGTACTTTATAATATGGAAAGTTTTTATAAAAGGGAAGCAAGTATGAATAGTAAAATTAAAAATGCTTCTTTATATCCCACATTGATCTTGGTTGTTGCAGTAGGTATGATGCTCTTTTTTAATTTTTTTGTATATCCTGAAATAAGAGATTTATTTACAGGAGAGAATTTACCGGCTGTAACAATAATTGTGCTGGCTATCATGAATTTTTTAAATAACAATTATTTATATATAGTTGCCGGTACACTTATCTTCATAGGTGTGTTTAAATATATATGTACTATTCCAAAGGCAGCATATTTTTGGGGGAAGGTTGTTTTGAAAATTCCTGTTTTTGGTCCTGTAAAAGAGGATGTTATTACATCCAGGTTTACCAGGAGCATGGGGATATTTTTAAAATCCGCAGTTCCTATTATAACTATAATGGAAAATATAAAGTTTATAGTGGATAATCAGTTTATAATGAAAAAAATAGAAAATGCTGAAAGAGAGCTTATGACCGGTACAAAATTTGCAGATTCCATTGAAAATGAAAAAATCTTTGAACCCCTGGTAACTCAAATGATAAAAGTAGGTGAAGAAACAGGAAGGCTTGATGAGATGATGTTTAAATTGGCAGATATATATGATGAAAAAGTAGAGATAGGAATTACAAGACTTATGTCTTTAGTGGAACCTGTTCTAACTTTAATTATAGGTATAGTTGTGGGAGTGGCAATACTTGGCATGGCGCTGCCTGTAATGCAGATTACTCAGGGAATGCAATAA